AATCATTCATACGTACGTGAGAAAGGGTAAAAAAGGAAATGCACTTATTGTTAATGAGGAGGGATGATGGGAGTAAAAATTCATACAGAGTAAGGCCCACGGGGAGGAATCTTAAGAAAGGCTTAGTGAATGATACGGAGAGGGAAGCttggttttcttttatcatctttATGGGAGTAGGCTACTATTGCCAACAGAGGTCTCCATTGATGTAAAAGGAGGCTGGTATgtttctttatgttttcttttactccTTGTTATCTCGATATTGTAGTTTGTGAACATTTtggcatttatatataaatagacaACTCCAGAGTACCGCCTCTGTTGCCAGTTTTGTgtgttttatttgatatttgaggTTGGTAGTCTTACATTATTATGGAAGCAATTTTTTTGTGCAAGATATATCTATAAAAACTTAATCATtcttatgaagaaaaaaaactataaatgtTCCTAGATGTGCCAATGTAAGGTTTAAAAAACGTACAAATTAGTaagcaaaaataataataaataaacaagtaAATTAAAGATCCTGTTGCCTGAGTTGCTAATTTAGAAAAGAcgattcaataaaaaaatattatcaaacgTACTCTAGCACAAAGCTCCAGTGCTTGCGAGTGGAAGACAACGAAAGGAAGCCTCTACACAGAATATTATTTAGCATATGTTAAAAAAGTGTAAAGAAATGTTGATTGAACTTGTAGAAACGATAATAAAATTTCGgagtattaaaataaaaggatagAACTTACAGTTAACCTTTGTTGAAGAATTTTGAGGATCTGTTCCTTGGAATACGCCCTATAAGTTACAATCTGAGGTTTGCCTAGGAAGATATAATTGGCAAAAGCAACAATTAGTAATAGTATAAATGTGAAATCCAATTAATTACTATACCATTGTTAAAGCAGGATCAATCTAATAGAACCAAGCTAATTCTACTTGTAACTCACAATTCAATGCCTgaagtcttggaagaaagcgATCAGCTAAGTCAATAGCATTTGCAATTCCTACAAAATACATTGAAGATCAATCTACTTTGTTAATTTGTAGTTCATGAAAGAAGACATTGTGAGATCATGAGTGTCGTTGTGACATACGCATACCTATCAAGATACATCTTGAAAATGGGAAAGTTGTGAGCATGAACAGATCATGTAACACTGCTTtatcttttgtaattaaataatccAGTTCATCAGCTATTATCAACctgatttaagaaaaatggtgtTAGTATATGATgacaagaaatttaaattacagCATGTAAGTTCTTACTTCATTTTCACGCAAGATGACTCTGCCTTCTGGGAGTACAAGCGTTGAAGATGTTGCAAGGGTGTTAAAGAGccattccttttcttttttggttggGTTTCACCCATGATCTACCAAAAACAATCAGTAGATAAGCACACGAAACACTAAAGGGCCAAATATTTGAAGTCTTTTACATTCATACCTTAGTGAAAATATAAGATGTATTAGCTAAGGAAGTGCAGTTTATGGACAAAATGTCTGGCAGCTGAAGACCTGACTGGTATCATGAAGAATAATTGAAGAATGAGTAATGAACTGAATCTTCAACAAGTAAACTTTTTAGCTAAGACTTGAACAGTATATTTACTTAACAGATAAGAGAGCCTACCTCTTCGGCCCAAGCGGCCAGCTGATCTTTCACTTTCTCCATGGACAAAGATTTGCCAGTTCCTGGACACCCGCAAACATACAAACTACCAGCTTTTTCTTGCTCCACACTAGCCTTGCAGAAATTGAAGATTTTACTTTGTTCATCTTCACGGCACATGATTGTTGTTGGAGCTGTCGATATGTGCAATGCTTCTTTCGCAGTTTTTACATGTTCGATAtctaacaatttgaaaaacagTAAATGAGAACATGTTGGAAATGCAGGAGAAACATATAATTAGAAACATACAAACTAAGTCTCACCTTTAGGATTCCAATCTGGTTTGACAATAAGTTCCTTCAACAAGCATCTTATCGGTGAAGTAAGTGAGTTAGAAAAGACACCATTAACCGCTTTCCCATCGCTCTGCATATAATTAGAAGAAATGATATCTCAGACGCACTCACAATTAGAAGAAATGATATCTCAGATGCAAATCATTTGCAGAAAATCTTAATTTAGTTTGTAAAACCTAACTATCTAAACTAAGAAACTCCAAACTCTTCCGGTTAATTTTACTCGTCATCATATCCACTCAGAGAATAGCAGTAAGCTAAAGACAATCAGAAACTGCAAACTGTTCTGAAACGATCTTAACAAACTTACCTCTGGAGGGGTTTTTGGACTCGAATTAAGACACCGACGAGGTGATTTCCAATTGATCGGGGTAGAGGCAGGGCTTCGTTGCCTCTGCACACTACTGGATCTCGGTTTCCGCTTCGGGGAATTGGTCTCCACTACACTCTCGATCTTGCGCTGACTTGCTCGAGTAATGGCGGTCATTGATCAAATCCGGAGTAAATGCGGCACAGCCGGGCGAGATCCGTGGACGGCTAGACCCAACAACCGCACCCTAGTGATCGGAATGGGTGCTGGACGCAGAGTGGAAGTTGACGTAAGTTGCTGGTGAAGTTTCCTGCAGAAGGACGAGAGAGAGGGCGAGGAGGTGCAGTGTTTGAAGGCGGAAGGGGACGGCGGTGGAGGGAGAGAGAGACGGCGGAGAGTAAGGAGTGAGGGATTTGAAGGGAAAAAGAGGTTAAAGAAGAATAAGGAGAGGGAAGAGGCAGGGAATTATAGTGGGGGTAGGATTTCCTAGTCGAAACTCTACTTTGacatcatttttatatatactttccCTCCTTACATTTCTAATTTTCCCGCCAAAATAAGACCCACATAggatcatttttcaaatatatctcAACTCCTtctaaactaaataaatatatccaAAACTATAATCTCTTTTGGCTAATTCTAATCTATAAATCTCTTTTCatacttttattataaattataattgcTATTTTAGACCATATTATAAATGGAATTATCGTGCAACTTGAGCTcctctcaattttatgttaaaaatcAACCTGAACTACCCAAcctaaattgtaaataataggTTGAGTTagcttttattttaagttggATTTATTCTTCTATGTTTTTTTAGGTTGGGTTTGATTTgggttacattttttaaagataaatttagaCCTAAGTTATACTTTACACAACTATCTCAAAatctcattcattttctaactaagattttgatatttttagtgacatatatatatttttcaaaatcatataacaatatatatcataattaacTTATATCACATCTattataaatcttaaaacttaaatatttaataaattaaatatataattattttattttattttgatatgcAAATTAgttgtgatatatattttagtcaaattaggtaataatatattgaatattttcaacaaaagtaacaaatttgtCTTAATTGCATATTGAACAAAGGTTTTCTCTATTTCATCTTTCCTCATTTATCTGTCCACTTTTCGTTATATTTTACTCGATTTTTATCTGATTGATATCTCACCAATCAATATTTTTCGGTCATCTTCTATTCAGTATCTTTCATCCTTTTTCCGTCCACATATCCGATGAATGCATATTTCAGTTTATTTATCTGTTCAAGTTAAttctgataaaaaaaaaatctactgTGAACTTTTCAAGTCATCTTCTTCGACTATTAGTTTCATGCTaataatttctctttattGAGTTGTGAAATATAGTctacaatatataattaacttttccccttttttatttgaatactAATGTGTAGTTagtaaacttcttttttaaaaaaaaaatatagtatacaatatataataaacttcTTGTCCATTTCTTAGTATATGTGATtgcattattaaaattattttatgttgtacTCATTATGtacactttcatttttataagaatATATAAGCAGTGACatacatttattatataccaatgcatatttcaaatattgttattatatgaTCATTATATACTCATGCATATCTGCAATAACACGTAAGCAGTGAATTGGGCttaattttccttcaaatagCGTGAACATAAAGTACTTGATTCGTTCATAAGATACCCTTCTGCAATAGACCTCATGACGCGTTTTGTTATGAACATATTGTTTTAGTGTGCGGAGAATTTTTTCAATAGGATACATCCAACTGTAAGAAATTCGGACCAGTAACTTTCGTCTCATATGACAAGTGAACTGCAAGGCGTACCATGACTTAGAAAAAAA
This DNA window, taken from Cucumis sativus cultivar 9930 chromosome 6, Cucumber_9930_V3, whole genome shotgun sequence, encodes the following:
- the LOC101205741 gene encoding cell division control protein 6 homolog B; the protein is MTAITRASQRKIESVVETNSPKRKPRSSSVQRQRSPASTPINWKSPRRCLNSSPKTPPESDGKAVNGVFSNSLTSPIRCLLKELIVKPDWNPKDIEHVKTAKEALHISTAPTTIMCREDEQSKIFNFCKASVEQEKAGSLYVCGCPGTGKSLSMEKVKDQLAAWAEESGLQLPDILSINCTSLANTSYIFTKIMGETQPKKKRNGSLTPLQHLQRLYSQKAESSCVKMKLIIADELDYLITKDKAVLHDLFMLTTFPFSRCILIGIANAIDLADRFLPRLQALNCKPQIVTYRAYSKEQILKILQQRLTRLPFVVFHSQALELCARKVAAVSGDMRKALCVCRNAIELLEVEIKASSKELNHDDACDTSAPPEPVKRSESQIVRLDHMAVALAKTFKSPAVETIQSLPQHQQIILCSVVKLVRGGKKDTTIGELNKSYIDMCKSTLIPPVGSLELSNMFTVLNDQGLLKLGQSRDNKTRRVLLKVDEADVTFALQGIRFFRNCLAVN